GAAGCGCTGCGGCATCAAACGCGCGTATCTCTACGGAACCATCGTGCGCGGAGCGTTCAACCGGTCGTCGGACGTGGATGTTGCCGTCGAACCGGCGCTCCCCTATGGCGAGCTGCTCCGCCTGCATTCCTCACTCTCGATTAAACTCGGCCGTACCGTGGATATACGGATACTCGACGAGCTGCCGTTTCGCGAACACATACGCCGTGAAGGAACGCTTCTTTATGAACGAAAAGATCGCTCTTCTTAAAAGCGAGCTCTCGGACGATCTATCCCGAATCA
The nucleotide sequence above comes from Spirochaetota bacterium. Encoded proteins:
- a CDS encoding nucleotidyltransferase domain-containing protein — encoded protein: MDIKAIKQRLLEREKLKADIMIGERLRVHEALKENIPLMKRCGIKRAYLYGTIVRGAFNRSSDVDVAVEPALPYGELLRLHSSLSIKLGRTVDIRILDELPFREHIRREGTLLYERKDRSS